A genomic window from Astyanax mexicanus isolate ESR-SI-001 unplaced genomic scaffold, AstMex3_surface scaffold_37, whole genome shotgun sequence includes:
- the LOC125793114 gene encoding uncharacterized protein LOC125793114 isoform X3, with product METGQGTETGQGTDTGRGTGQVTETGRGTETGRGTGQVTETGRGTGQVTETGRGTGQVTETGRGTGHETETGRDRTWEQGQEH from the exons atggagacaggacaggggacagagactggacagggaacggacactggacggggaactggacaggtgacggagactggacggggaacggagactggacggggaactggacaggtgacggagactggacggggaactggacag gtgacggagactggacggggaaccggacaggtgacggagactggacggggaaccggacatgagacagagactggacgggaccggacatgggaacagggacaagaacattga
- the LOC125793114 gene encoding uncharacterized protein LOC125793114 isoform X2 has protein sequence METGQGTETGQGTDTGRGTGQVTETGRGTETGRGTGQVTETGRGTGQVTETGRGTGQVTETGRGTGQVTETGRGTGHETETGRDRTWEQGQEH, from the exons atggagacaggacaggggacagagactggacagggaacggacactggacggggaactggacaggtgacggagactggacggggaacggagactggacggggaactggacaggtgacggagactggacggggaactggacag gtgacggagactggacggggaaccggacaggtgacggagactggacggggaaccggacaggtgacggagactggacggggaaccggacatgagacagagactggacgggaccggacatgggaacagggacaagaacattga
- the LOC125793114 gene encoding uncharacterized protein LOC125793114 isoform X1 — METGQGTETGQGTDTGRGTGQVTETGRGTETGRGTGQVTETGRGTGQVTETGRGTGQVTETGRGTGQVTETGRGTGQVTETGRGTGHETETGRDRTWEQGQEH; from the exons atggagacaggacaggggacagagactggacagggaacggacactggacggggaactggacaggtgacggagactggacggggaacggagactggacggggaactggacaggtgacggagactggacggggaactggacag gtgacggagactggacggggaaccggacaggtgacggagactggacggggaaccggacaggtgacggagactggacggggaaccggacaggtgacggagactggacggggaaccggacatgagacagagactggacgggaccggacatgggaacagggacaagaacattga